DNA from Halorarum salinum:
GTCGTACGGCCGGTTCACGAGGATGTCCCCCGCGGTCCCCTTGCCCACCCCCGGGATGGCGGTGAGTTCGTCCATCGGGGCGGCGTTGGCGTCGAGCGGGTACGGTACCCCCGTCACCGAACGGTAGCCCCAGTCGACGACCGCCACGTCGACGGTCCGGCCGAGCTCCCGCTCGCCGGGGATGCCGACGAGGATGGGGTAGGTGCCGAGCTGTCTGCCGAAGGTCGTGCCGTCCTCGTGGTACTCGAGGTGGACGTCCGGCAGCACGGTTCCGGACGGCATGACGCGCTCGAGCATCGGCCGATCGACGGTCTCCCGGACCTCCCGCTTGTACCGCTGGAACTCCTTCTTGTGTTCCCGCGCGAGGTCGGCGCCGGTCTCCGCCATCTCGGTCCCCTCGAACGCCATCACCTGCCGGATGTTCACCCGGCGGAGCATCAGCCCCTCCTCCATCACGCTGTCCAGGAACTCCCTGTTGTGCGCGAAGGTGTCCTCCGTCTCGCCCTCGAGGCCGTGGACCAGGTTGATTCCCGGGAGGAGCTTCGGCAGTCGCGTCCCGCGGTCGTCGTCGGGTCGCCACCCGGCCTCCTCGTTGACCACGCGGACGGCCTCGAGACACTCCTCGGCCGAGACGAGGAGGTTGTTCCGCTCGCGCACCTCCGGGTCGGCCGATTCGAGGCCGAAGGCGGCCGTGTCGCCGGCCGTGTCGTGCTCGGCGATGATCCGGATCGCCTCGCGGGACGCGTCGGGATGGTCCGTGATGGTGACGGGGTTCATGTTGTCGAGGTGGAGCGTCTCCAGGCCGGGCGCCACCTCGCGGATGCCGGCGTAGAGCTGTCGGAGCGCGTCCGGGTTCGGCGCCTCGCCGTCGCCGCCGAACGCGAGGATGTCCGCCTGCCGGCCGAGTCGGAAGTGGGCGACGCCGTGGTCCGAGAGCGCGTCGACCTCCGAGACGACGTCGGGGGCCGTCCGGAAGTCGGGGTCGCCGTACAGCGGTTCCGTGCAGAACGAGCAGCGGTACGCGCAGCCGCGGGACGTCTCCAGTTCCGCGATGAGGTAGTCCGGGTGGTTCGGGTGCTGCTCGACGACGAACGCCCCGAGGCTCGACCAGCGGGACACCTCGTCGTACTCGCGAATCCGGTTGCCGAACCCCTCCAGTCCGTTCCCGACGAGGTCGTAGGCCGCGGCCTCCACGTCGCCCATCGCGACGAAGTCGTAGTCGAGGTCGTCCCGCTCCATCTCCTGTGCGCCGGCGTTCTCCTCGCCGACGCCGAAGCGGACCGGGCCGCCCAGCAGGGTGACGCCGTCCGCGGTCCAGGCGAGCTCCCGTACCTCGTCGGGTTCGGCGGGGGTGCCGCCGACGTACTTCCCGGGGACGGTCATCCCCCCGACGTAGACCAGCAGGTCCGCGTCGGCGACGTCCGCCCACTTCCGGCGGTCGTCCCGGAGTTCGTCGACGGTGTGGTAGGTGACGTTCGACTCGGGGACGCCCGCGTCGACGAGCGCCCCGGCGGTGAACCGGGGGTACGTCGAGACGTACGGCGGGACGCCGAAGTGCGCCGGCTCGTCCACGTAGCCGTCGACGATGGTGACCGAGAGGTCCGTGGGAGCGGGCGCGGTCATGTGAGGGCGTGGGCGCGCGAGGGGCTAAAGACGTGCGGTCTCCGCGACCGGCGCGCGACGCGAGCCCCCTCGTGGGGCTCTCGTGAGCGAAGCGAACGAGAGCACGCGGGTCGAGCGCAGCGAGTCCCGCGAAGCGAGCACGACGCGCGCGAGGGACGAGCACCGGAGCGCGACCGTAGGGAGCGCGAGGAGCGCAGGCGCGGTCCCCCGGGTCGACGGCCGCGGGGGCTTTCGAGGAACGCCCCGCGACTGGCCCGACCTCGGAACCGACAGCCACGGGGACTTTCGAGCACTGCGCCGCGACGACCGAACCGACTCGGGAGCCGAGCGCCGGAGGGCCTTCCGGGGACCGAACGCCGCGTCACCCTCCACCCCCACGTCGTTTATGCCCTGCCCGCCCCTATCGCCGTCCATGCCAGCCACGAAGGAGGTCAAGTGCACGAGTTCGGACTGCGAACTGGACATGTTCGAGAACCACTACACCTACGACGTCGCCGAGGACCACACGGTCGCGGACCTCTCGTGTCCGATGTGTGGCGGCACGGACTGTCTCGAGGTCATCGAGCTATGACCGGCCGTGGGGACCGTGCGAGCGGCCTGAAGTCGGTCGGCAGGTCGGCCGTCTCGACGGTCGTCGACCGGATCGGCCGCGGGATGGGGAAGGTCCAGGAGCGCACCCCGCTCCCGTACGACCTCCTCGAGAGCGCCGACGCCTACCTCGTCGTGTTCGACGCGCCCGGCGCGACCCGGAGCGACGTGCAGGTCCGGTTCCACGAGGGCGCCGTCGAGGTGCGCGTCGACCGCTTCCGGGACTTCCGCGAGGGGTTCGAGATGCGGTTCCCCGGCCGGGGGCTGGCGCTCGACGGCCGGGCGGAACTACCCCCTCACGCCTCCGTCGACGCCTCCGCCGCGTCGGCGACGCTGACCGACCACGGGACGCTCCGCGTGCGCGTTCCGAAGCGGGAGGCTGAGGGCGGAACTACGGTCGCCATCGACGCCGAGGAGGAAGCCGGGCCCCGGGAGGACGAACGGGTCGACTCGGCGGGCGAGGAGGCGAGCGAGACGGACGAGGAGTGGGAGAAACCGGTCGGCGAGGCGGTCGGGATGGGCGAACCCGAGGACGAGTCCGAAACCCTCGAGGAGTCCGGCGGGTCCGACGGGGACGAGGGCCCCGAGGAGTTCGAAGGTCCCGACGAGTACGAGGAGTCGGCCGACGGCGAGTCCGACGAGGAGTAGCTACGGACGGTCGCCCCCCGTCTCGACGGCCATCCCCTCGCGGATCTCGAACTCCTCCTCGCCCGTGAACCGCGCCGGGTCGAACGGGTCGATCCCCGCCGACTCCCCGAGGATCCAGTCGGCGATCGCCTCGCCGGTCGCCGGCGCGCGCATGAACCCGTGGCCCTGCCACCCCGCGGCGACGTAGACGCCCTCGCGTATCTCGCCCAGCAGCGGGTCGCCGTCCGGCGTCGCCGTACAGAGCCCGGCCCAGGCCCGCTCGACGACCGGTTCGTGGGACGCACGGCGACCCAGCGCGTCGCCGAGGTCCGCCCGGAACCAGTCGTCGGCCCCCCGGTCCCAGTCGTCCGGGTCCGCCTCCTCGGGGACGGTGCCGTCGCCGCCCAGCAACCCGGTCGGGTGCGGCCGGAAGTAGACGCCCGCGGAGGCGTCGTAGCACATCGGGCCGTCGTAGGCGGCGCGGGAGGTGAGCGCCTGCACGCGGTACGACTTCAACGGGACCGGGATGCCGGCGTCGGCGAGCACCTCCTTCGTGTGTGCGCCCGCGGCCACGAGGACGGCGTCGTACTCGTCCGTCGGGGACGCCGACGGGGTGCACGCGACGACTCCCGGCCCGCCGGGGTCGACGGCGACGGGTTCGTTCGCCCGGATCTCGGCCCCGGCTTCCCGTGCTAGCCCGAGCATCGCCTCCACGTACGAACCGGGATCCGTCCAGCCGGCGTTGGTCGCGACGGCCGCGGCGGCGACGTCGTCGCTTCGGAGCGCGGGGAAGCGGTCCCCGAGGTCCGCGGGAGCGACCGTCTCGACTGGTCGGCCGTGCGACCGCATCCGCTCGGCGCTGGCACCGATGGCCTCCGCGAGCTCGGCGTCCCCCGCGCGAGCGAGCATCACGTACGGGCACTCGTTGAACTCGAACCCTCGGGTCCCGGAGAGCGCGCGGAAGCGCTCCATCGCCCTCGCGCCGAGCCGTGCGTCCACGTCCTCTGCGTAGGCGTCGTAGAGCACGCCGGCCGCGCGACCCGAGGCGCCGGAGCCCGGCTCCCCCCGGTCGTGGACCGTCACCGCCGCCCCGCTCGCCGCGAGGTCGCGGGCGGCGGTGAGCCCCACCGCGCCCGCGCCGACGACCGCGACCCTCATCGTCGCACCGTCGTCCATCGCGCCATCGTCGGGCGCCTTCCCGTCCATCGAACCATCACCGACCGCCTTCCCGTCCGTCGTTCCCTCATCGATGAGGTTCTGGCAGGAGCGCGTCGAACGGCTGCTCCGTGAGCCAGCCGACGAGCGCGTCGAGTTCGCTCACCGCCTGCTCGTACAGCTTCCGTCCCTTCTCGGCGCTCCCGTCGGTCGGCCGGCCGGCCACGCCGGACTCGGAGAAGTCGGTTACGTCGAAGCCGACCTCGGCGCCGTGGACCGACCGCCCCCACGAGTCGGCCGCCCCGGCCTCCGCCTCCTCGAGCGCCGCCTCGCGGACGAGGTCCCCGGCGAGGTGGGCGACCATCGACGTCTCCATCCCGTCGGCGTGGCCGATGTCGGACTGACCGAACAGTTCCTCGTCGAGGCCGTCGAGGCTCGACCACCAGTTCCAGGGCGCGGCGAACGCGAGCCGATCGGTCCGGAGCCGTCGGGCGCACCGCGAGAGCGCGTCGACGTTGCCGCCGTGGCCGTTGACGACGACCGCCTTCCGGACGCCGTGGCTCGCCATCGACGCGAGTATCTCGCCGACGTAGTCCTCGAACGTCTCCGGGTCGGCCCAGAGCGTCCCGTCGAACTGGCGGTGGTGCGTGGACACCCCGACCGGGACGGTCGGGAGGACGGCCACGTCCTCGCGGTCGATCCCCCGGGCGACGGCCTCGGCCGCGAGGAAGTCGGTGCCGAGCGGGAGCGCCGGACCGTGCTGTTCGACCGAACCGGTCGGGAGCACCGCGACCTCGACCTCGCCGTCGAACAGGTCGCCCGCGCCGGTCGTCGTCTGCTCGTGCAGGAGTCGCATACCCCCGGGTCCGCGGGAAGCCACTTAGCCGGTCGGGTAGCGATCCGTGGACCGGGACGGAGCGACCGCGGGAACCGGACGCCCTACCGAAGCGTCTCGACGCCCGCGGCCGGATAGCCGACGACGTGGTCGGCGCCGGCGTCCTTCAGCGCCCCCACGCGCTCGCCGATCGCGTCGGCGTCGCCGACCAGCGCGAAGTCCCGAACCGCCTTCGAGAGCACCTCGCGGGCCCGCCCCCGTGCGGTCGAGTCGGTCGCCGCGTCCTCCGGGAGCGCCCGGCGGACCGGGTTCCGGCGGGCGGCGTAGGCCCCCACGGCGTCGAGCACGGCGTCCTCGTCGTCGGAGGGGACCGTCGGGGCGTACACCGCCAGGTCGCCGTCGAAGCCGGCGGCCCGCAGCGCGCGGAGGTCACGCTCGGTCGAGCGCGAGAGGAGTTCGTACTGGGTGCCGCCGGCCGCGAGCGCGACTCGCTCGACGCCCTCGGTGCCGACCCAGGGGTCGGCGGCGGCCTCCACCGCGTCGCCGAGTCGCGGGGCGACCGCCCGCGCCGCCTCGCGGTCGGTGAGGTAGGCGGCGTGGCCGGCGACGAGCACCCGCCGGACGCCCGCGGGGAGCCTCCGGGCGAGCGAGTCGTCGCCGTGTGGGTCGAAGCCGTCCGCCCGAACCGGCGTGGTGAGTCGGACCTCCCGCTCGCCGATCAGGTCCGCGAGGCGGTCGAACGCCGGGAGGGCGTCCCGGCCCTCGTAGTCGACGCAGACGAGGTCGTACGGGAGGTCCGCCGCGACCCCGACGTCGCACTCGGTCGGCTTGAGCGCCACCCCGTCGAGTCCCGTCCGCGCGGCGACGCTCCCGTCGCTCCCCGTGACGGTTCTCATCGGTCGCTCCCCCCCTGGGCGTCGCTGTCGGTCGTGAGTTCCCGGTTCATCCGGCAGGAACGGTCAGAACGGTCGCGGAACGCGATCCATCGCCTGTGCGGCCATGGTGCAACCGAATCGGGTCTCCCGTATAAGCGTGGCGTCCGCGACAGAATCGACGGCCGGCGGGCGGACCGGAGGCGCCGTTCGACTCGGCACTCATGATCCCGAAACACCCCGTTCCGGCGGACTCGCCGCGTCTGACGGCGGTTCGCCGGCGACGCGACGCGGGGGGGAGTCGGGCACTCGTCTCCGTAGTTCCGCGGAATCTATGTAGCCAGAACGACCACACATATCAAGATATAAAACCGATGAAGGGTTTGCTCCGTCCATGCCCCACAACCGGTGGTCGGCTAATCGGCGCACCTTCCTCAAAACGACTGGAGCGGCCGGAATCGCGGGCCTCGCTGGCTGTACCGGTGGCGAGGACGGCGGGAACGGCGGCGACTCCGGCAACGGCGACGACTCCGGCAACGGCGACGACTCCGGAAACGGCGACGACTCCGGAAACGGCGAGACGACCAGCCAGGTCGAGAGCACCGCCGAGGCGCAGTTCATCCTGAACCCCGCCGAGGCCGACGTCGAGATCGAACAGCAGTACCAGCCGATGTTCGAGTACCTCGAGTCCGAGGTCGACGTCGAGATCGAGAGCGACCGCGCGGAGAGCTACACCGCGACCCTGCAGTCGATGCGCAACGACCAGGGCGAGATCGCGGACATCTCCCCCTCGGCGGTCATCGCGGGCGAGGGCGTCGTCGACGTCGTCGGCATCCGCGTCGCCTACGGCGCGGCCCAGTACTTCTCGACGATCACGACGATGGCCGACAGCGAGTACGAGTCGCTGAGCGACCTCGAGGGCGAGCAGGTCAACCTCGGCGACATCCTCTCCGTGTCCGGCACCCTCGTGCCGCTCGTGATGCTGAAGCAGGCCGGGCTCGACGTCGGCAACGCGCCCGACGGCGACGCCGTGGACTTCGAGGCCGCCTACTCCGACCACACGACCGCGCGCGAGCAGATGGTGAACCGCGGGGACGTCGCGGCCGCCGGCACGGGCGCCTTCTCCTCGGCGCCGTACGTCCCGCAGTCCGACTTCGAGGCCGAGTCCGAGACGTTCGTGGAGATCTCCGCCGAGTACGAGAACGCCGGCAGCGCCATCGAGGAGGAGGGCGTCGAGCTCGACCTGCTCGCCGTCTCCGACCCGATCCCGCGCGCTCCCCTCGTGACCCGGAGCAACTGGGACAGCCCCGTCAAGGCCGAGATCGAGGAGGCCATCCTGAACGTCACCGAGGAGGACCTCTCGCACGGCGACGACTACGACGGCGAGCCGCTCTGGTTCACCGGCGTCAACGAGGGTAGCTTCGACGACTACCAGCCGATCGCCGACGTGATGGACGAGCTCGGGCTCGAGTTCGAAGACCTTTCCTGACGGTCCATCATACCCATTTTCGAGGCTAAATGAGCCGCATTACTGTCGACGGGGTGACGAAGACGTTCGGCGAGACCGTCGCGCTCGACGACGTCTCGTTCGAGATACCGGACGGCGAGTTCGTCATCGTGCTCGGCGTCTCCGGGTCCGGGAAGTCCACGCTTCTCCGGTGTATGAACGGGCTGGCGGCGCCGACCGAGGGAACGGTCACGGTGGACGGCGAGGAGGTGACCGGGCCGCGCGCCGACGTGGCGATGATCTTCCAGCAGCACAACATCATCGGCCAGATGACCGCCTTCTCCAACGCGCTCACCGGGTCGCTGAACCGGACCGGGTTCTTCGAGAGCCTCCTCCAGTTCCAGGATCGCGAGGACAAGTACCAGGCGCTGGAGGCGCTCGACACGGTCGGGCTGCTGGACGAGGCCCAGCAGACCGCCCGACGCATGTCCGGCGGCCAGCAGCAGCGCGTCGGCATCGCGCGGGCGCTGGTCCAGAACCCGAACATCATGCTCGCCGACGAACCGGTCGCGAGCCTCGACCCGGGGAGCTCCCAGCAGGTGATGGGGTACCTGCGGACGGCCGCCGAGGAGCGCGGCCTCACCGCGCTCATCAGCCTCCACCAGGTGAACCTCGCCAGGAAGTTCGGCCAGCGGTTCATCGGCCTCCGGGACGGCGAGAAGGTGTTCGACGGCTACCGGGACGAGTTCTCCATGGACGTCATCGACCGCATCTACGGCGACATCGACACGGAGGGCATGTTCGAGGCCGAGGACGCGACGGACGACGAGGAGGCCGTCGCATGAACGGCGACGGCCCGACCCCCGAGGACGGGGCCGACGCCCCGGAGTCGGACGGGTCCCCGGACGCGAGAACCGACGGCGGCGCGACCGACGGCGTGGACCCGCGCGTCCGCGAGCGGTTCGAGGACATCGTCTTCGCGCGGCGGGTCCGCGCCGCGGGCTACGCGATGCTGTTCGTCGTCGTCGGCTACCTGTTCTACAAGGCCCTGCAGGCCGTCGAGTGGTTCGAGGCGGAGATGTCCCAGTACGTGGGGACCTTCGTCGAGGCGCTCGGCGACTTCTTCCCGTTCATCGTCTCCGTCGACGGCTTCCCGTTCGTCTGGTTCGACCCGAGGGGCTTTCTCGAGTACTGGGCGTTCATGCAGGAGCGGAACCTCATCTACGACTCCGAGTTCTTCGCGGAGGCGGGGGGCTTCCTGGAGTACCCGATCGTCCTCCTGACCGGCCCCGGGGGGCCGCTCGGCATCCTTGGCGAGGCCGGCGTCACCCTCTCGATGGCCATCGCCGGCACCGTCATGGGCTTCCCGCTCGCGCTCGCGTTCGGCATCCTCGGCTCCGAACGGGTGCTCCCGTTCCCGTTCAACTTCCTCTTCCGCGGCGTGATGTCCTCCATCCGTGCCATCCCGGCGCTCGTGTGGGCGCTCATCTACGTCCCCCTCGGCGGCATCGGGCCGACGACTGCGACGCTCGCGATCGCGACCGACACCATCGGAAACCTCGGCCGGCTGTACACCGACGAACTGGAGGAGATCGAGGACGGCCCCATCGAGGCGATGGAGACGACGGGCGCCGACAAGCCCCAGACCATCGTCTTCGGGATGCTCTCGCAGGTGACGACGCCGTTCATCGCGTGGACGCTGTACATCTTCGAGATCAACGTCCGCATCGCGGTCACGCTCGGCATCATCGGCGGCGGGGGGCTCGGACAGATCCTCTCGGTCCAGCAGGGGCTGTTCGCGTTCACGAACATGATGGCGACCATCCTCGTCATCATGATCCTCATCATCTCCGTCGAGATGTTCTCCCAGCGGCTCCGGTCGTACCTCCGCGGCGACGACGAGGCGCAGGGGCTGATCCAGCTCGTCGTCGGCTTCCCCCAGCGGATGGCCGAAGCCGTGCTGAAGTAGTCGACCGCGGCCGCCCGGGCGGTTTTTTCGGTTCCGCGGGTCACGCTCGACCGACGACGGCTATTTGGCGGCGCGGGACGACCGGCCGACATGGACATCAGCAACGTCCTCGGCGAGCGACTCACCGCCGAGGAGGACGGCGGCCGCGACGTCGTCCAGTCGAGCCGGCTCGCCTCCATCCTCGTCCTCCTCGCCATGCTCGGCTCCTTCTTCCTCGTGCTGGTCGTCCTGAGTTACGTGTAGGACGGGATCGGCGTGTCGAACGGAACCCACGTTCACCCAACAGGTATGTATCGGGGGCTCGTTCGAACGGGACATGGACATCGGTCCGATCATCGGCGGTGACGGGAGGGGCGCCGGCAGACCCGGCGACGGGTTCGTGGAGTCCGACCGCCTCCGGACGGTGCTCGTGCTCGTCGGGTTTCTCGCCCTCTTCTTCGGCGCGCTGGTGGTCGTCAGCTACCTGTAGCGCGCTGTCGGCGTCCCCGGAGCGGACGATCGGCGTCCCTATAGCGGGTAGTCGGCGTCGGGGTCGACGACGCGGTCGACCTCCTCGGGCATCCGCCAGTCGGTCGTCAGTTCGAGCAACTGGACGAGCATGCGGCCGGTCGCGCCCCAGACGGTGTAGCCGTCGACGTGGAAGAAGTGGAGTCGCACCTCGCCGTAGTGGCTGTGGTCCCGGCGCTCCGACTCGTAGTTCGAGAGGTCCGTGAGGTCCGAGACCGCGAGCACCGCGATCTCGGCGACCTCGCCGTCGTTCGGCAGGTAGGTCCGGTCCGGCACCGTGCCGACGAACGGCGTCACCGCGAACTCGGAGGTCGTCGGCACGTCGTCGAGGCGGCCGACCACGTCGACCTCCGTCGGCCGGAGTCCGATCTCCTCCTCGGCCTCGCGCAGCGCCGTCGCACGGAGGTCCTCGTCCGCCGACTCGACGCCGCCGCCGGGAAAGCTCATCTGGCCCGGGTGGCTGCTGAGGTGTTCGGCCCGCTTCGTGAACAGGACATGGTCCTCGCCGTCGCGGTCGACGACGGGGGCGAGCACCGCCGCTCGTCGCTCCGCGTCCGAGACCGTCACCGGCGCGTGCCTGCGAACCCCGTCGAGGTCCATGGGGCCACTGCGCGGG
Protein-coding regions in this window:
- a CDS encoding DUF7559 family protein; this translates as MPATKEVKCTSSDCELDMFENHYTYDVAEDHTVADLSCPMCGGTDCLEVIEL
- a CDS encoding NAD(P)/FAD-dependent oxidoreductase; the protein is MDGKAPDDGAMDDGATMRVAVVGAGAVGLTAARDLAASGAAVTVHDRGEPGSGASGRAAGVLYDAYAEDVDARLGARAMERFRALSGTRGFEFNECPYVMLARAGDAELAEAIGASAERMRSHGRPVETVAPADLGDRFPALRSDDVAAAAVATNAGWTDPGSYVEAMLGLAREAGAEIRANEPVAVDPGGPGVVACTPSASPTDEYDAVLVAAGAHTKEVLADAGIPVPLKSYRVQALTSRAAYDGPMCYDASAGVYFRPHPTGLLGGDGTVPEEADPDDWDRGADDWFRADLGDALGRRASHEPVVERAWAGLCTATPDGDPLLGEIREGVYVAAGWQGHGFMRAPATGEAIADWILGESAGIDPFDPARFTGEEEFEIREGMAVETGGDRP
- a CDS encoding radical SAM protein encodes the protein MTAPAPTDLSVTIVDGYVDEPAHFGVPPYVSTYPRFTAGALVDAGVPESNVTYHTVDELRDDRRKWADVADADLLVYVGGMTVPGKYVGGTPAEPDEVRELAWTADGVTLLGGPVRFGVGEENAGAQEMERDDLDYDFVAMGDVEAAAYDLVGNGLEGFGNRIREYDEVSRWSSLGAFVVEQHPNHPDYLIAELETSRGCAYRCSFCTEPLYGDPDFRTAPDVVSEVDALSDHGVAHFRLGRQADILAFGGDGEAPNPDALRQLYAGIREVAPGLETLHLDNMNPVTITDHPDASREAIRIIAEHDTAGDTAAFGLESADPEVRERNNLLVSAEECLEAVRVVNEEAGWRPDDDRGTRLPKLLPGINLVHGLEGETEDTFAHNREFLDSVMEEGLMLRRVNIRQVMAFEGTEMAETGADLAREHKKEFQRYKREVRETVDRPMLERVMPSGTVLPDVHLEYHEDGTTFGRQLGTYPILVGIPGERELGRTVDVAVVDWGYRSVTGVPYPLDANAAPMDELTAIPGVGKGTAGDILVNRPYDSTEEVAEAAGVEVPGYVTARTPGRAD
- a CDS encoding Hsp20/alpha crystallin family protein, whose product is MTGRGDRASGLKSVGRSAVSTVVDRIGRGMGKVQERTPLPYDLLESADAYLVVFDAPGATRSDVQVRFHEGAVEVRVDRFRDFREGFEMRFPGRGLALDGRAELPPHASVDASAASATLTDHGTLRVRVPKREAEGGTTVAIDAEEEAGPREDERVDSAGEEASETDEEWEKPVGEAVGMGEPEDESETLEESGGSDGDEGPEEFEGPDEYEESADGESDEE
- the phnC gene encoding phosphonate ABC transporter ATP-binding protein, whose translation is MSRITVDGVTKTFGETVALDDVSFEIPDGEFVIVLGVSGSGKSTLLRCMNGLAAPTEGTVTVDGEEVTGPRADVAMIFQQHNIIGQMTAFSNALTGSLNRTGFFESLLQFQDREDKYQALEALDTVGLLDEAQQTARRMSGGQQQRVGIARALVQNPNIMLADEPVASLDPGSSQQVMGYLRTAAEERGLTALISLHQVNLARKFGQRFIGLRDGEKVFDGYRDEFSMDVIDRIYGDIDTEGMFEAEDATDDEEAVA
- a CDS encoding NUDIX hydrolase, coding for MDLDGVRRHAPVTVSDAERRAAVLAPVVDRDGEDHVLFTKRAEHLSSHPGQMSFPGGGVESADEDLRATALREAEEEIGLRPTEVDVVGRLDDVPTTSEFAVTPFVGTVPDRTYLPNDGEVAEIAVLAVSDLTDLSNYESERRDHSHYGEVRLHFFHVDGYTVWGATGRMLVQLLELTTDWRMPEEVDRVVDPDADYPL
- a CDS encoding DUF7388 family protein; this encodes MRTVTGSDGSVAARTGLDGVALKPTECDVGVAADLPYDLVCVDYEGRDALPAFDRLADLIGEREVRLTTPVRADGFDPHGDDSLARRLPAGVRRVLVAGHAAYLTDREAARAVAPRLGDAVEAAADPWVGTEGVERVALAAGGTQYELLSRSTERDLRALRAAGFDGDLAVYAPTVPSDDEDAVLDAVGAYAARRNPVRRALPEDAATDSTARGRAREVLSKAVRDFALVGDADAIGERVGALKDAGADHVVGYPAAGVETLR
- the phnE gene encoding phosphonate ABC transporter, permease protein PhnE, which encodes MNGDGPTPEDGADAPESDGSPDARTDGGATDGVDPRVRERFEDIVFARRVRAAGYAMLFVVVGYLFYKALQAVEWFEAEMSQYVGTFVEALGDFFPFIVSVDGFPFVWFDPRGFLEYWAFMQERNLIYDSEFFAEAGGFLEYPIVLLTGPGGPLGILGEAGVTLSMAIAGTVMGFPLALAFGILGSERVLPFPFNFLFRGVMSSIRAIPALVWALIYVPLGGIGPTTATLAIATDTIGNLGRLYTDELEEIEDGPIEAMETTGADKPQTIVFGMLSQVTTPFIAWTLYIFEINVRIAVTLGIIGGGGLGQILSVQQGLFAFTNMMATILVIMILIISVEMFSQRLRSYLRGDDEAQGLIQLVVGFPQRMAEAVLK
- a CDS encoding PhnD/SsuA/transferrin family substrate-binding protein; this translates as MPHNRWSANRRTFLKTTGAAGIAGLAGCTGGEDGGNGGDSGNGDDSGNGDDSGNGDDSGNGETTSQVESTAEAQFILNPAEADVEIEQQYQPMFEYLESEVDVEIESDRAESYTATLQSMRNDQGEIADISPSAVIAGEGVVDVVGIRVAYGAAQYFSTITTMADSEYESLSDLEGEQVNLGDILSVSGTLVPLVMLKQAGLDVGNAPDGDAVDFEAAYSDHTTAREQMVNRGDVAAAGTGAFSSAPYVPQSDFEAESETFVEISAEYENAGSAIEEEGVELDLLAVSDPIPRAPLVTRSNWDSPVKAEIEEAILNVTEEDLSHGDDYDGEPLWFTGVNEGSFDDYQPIADVMDELGLEFEDLS
- a CDS encoding creatininase family protein yields the protein MRLLHEQTTTGAGDLFDGEVEVAVLPTGSVEQHGPALPLGTDFLAAEAVARGIDREDVAVLPTVPVGVSTHHRQFDGTLWADPETFEDYVGEILASMASHGVRKAVVVNGHGGNVDALSRCARRLRTDRLAFAAPWNWWSSLDGLDEELFGQSDIGHADGMETSMVAHLAGDLVREAALEEAEAGAADSWGRSVHGAEVGFDVTDFSESGVAGRPTDGSAEKGRKLYEQAVSELDALVGWLTEQPFDALLPEPHR